A stretch of DNA from Triticum dicoccoides isolate Atlit2015 ecotype Zavitan chromosome 2A, WEW_v2.0, whole genome shotgun sequence:
TGCTGAACATTGCTAGCGCGTGCTCCGTGCCTGTAATATAAcgcctcatttgtaatgaacaattgtcctgcgtcAAAAAATATCACAtgtcaaagtaattgttcacacaaaaATTAATATGTGCTATGAAAACAAACCGACGAATATCACCTGATGTTTTTTGTTCGGACAACTGATAATCCGTTCATCGCGACAGAGGCGGTTTAAGCAGGTCGGCGACTCAATATGGTCCCGGCGGTTCGAGCAGAAACCCTCCGAGTTATTCTCCGGTTCTTTAAACACCCGGCACGGGCGATGCAGATGTATACGTCGCTTCCGACGCCGGCGCACGAGGGCCGGATCATACCTTGGCCATGAGTCAATTGACCTGATTGTTTTGTTCGGCGAGTCCATAGAGCTTTTTCTTATCTCTGCTTCGGGCACAAATGTCTTGACGTGCAATATTACATGCATATTTGCTCCGTTCATCAATTGGCATTAGCCTTACTAGTACTTTGCATTGGCTGGGATTTTCTTGTTAGGAAGATTGACTCAGCCTTAAGACCGTCGGCTCACGTGTGAACTCCTCAGCAGATCTCTCAAATttgacagcaacaacagcaacaccaCTCAGACCGTCTGTTCCCAATCAGCAGCTGATCCAATCCTTTCCTACTGAATCATATCTTCAAAATCAGTTTCTTCAGTCGCCACGGCTGCATAATCAACTGCTTGCTCTCTGCTAACAGCAGCTATAGATCTTATGGTCAGTATTGCAGACTGTACACATTGCCATGTCATTAAATCTATATTAACTTCAGAAGATAGCTGCCGCGGCTGACAAAATCAACAGTACATGAAGTAATTCCTTGGTTTCATATGCAGTTGGCTGATGTACGTGCAGATGTTGCTGAACCTGAAGAAAATACACTGAAGCCCGACAACGGAGGCAACTTGAGGCCGGGGCAGCCTGTCGGTGACTCTCAAACCGGTGAAGGCGCGCGGGGACGGCATCAACTCGCAGCTGTGGTGAACCGGCGCGCGGGGAGCAGCAGTAGCGAGTTAACAAGGCGGGTTAACAATGCGGCGCGGCAGGCGGCTCAAAGCCGGTCGGTGCGGCGGTTTACCGTGGCGACAACGGTTTGAAGAAGTGTGGCCGGCAGTAGAAAACCCCAGCGCGTCTTGCTTGCTCCGTCAGTGAGGCGGAGGAGACTCAACGGCGGCTCAATCGTAACGGCGGCGGTGTCCAAAATCAGTAGGCCGGCTCTGTGCACCCGCGGATACAGCAAGGGCGGTTTAAAGCATGGCAATGGGGGCGGTGGCTCTGTAGTTTTAGGCCGGTTCACCAGCAGAGGCGGAGTCGCGGTCACAACATTGAGGCCCGGCGGCGGTTTGAGCAGGCAAAACACTGcagcagtttggaggaggcgaggcCCAACTGCAGCTTGGAAGAGCGGTGGCAGGCGAGGCGCAGGCACACGGCTGTGAAAGCCGCCGAAGGCGGCCGAGGTAGGAGGGCCGGTCCAAGTCGGCGGATTGGATTGCCACTGATGGCGGGTCAAGTGGTCGGCGACTTGCGCAAAGCAAGTCAAGGCCTGGCGGCGGCTACGGCCAAGTAGGTCCAAGTCAACATCTTGACGAGGCGTAAAATGGCAGCCCTCGGCGGTGCCGGCTCCAGTAAGTGCTAGTGTCTGCTCTCGGCCGGCATGAATGGACGCTGATGCTCCGGTGGAAAAGAGTGCAAGCACGTGAGAGGATTTTTGGTGGGTCAAGATTGTCGGACTCGTGCGTGTTAATGGTCCGGACTCCCGCGAGGCCTCACCCCCATTTGTGGGGAAAAGGATGTCTGAATCGGTCACAAACCGGTAAAGACTCGCGTTGGATGATAAAACACATCTGAACCGCGTGGTCTAGATGGACAGTTTAAGAGTCCACGTTGAAGATGCCTTTATATGGCTTCCCACGAATTCCAAAGATTTGAAAAATCGCATCCTCAATCGGCCAAGCCAGTAAAAGATAGGGGACCGTAGCAGCAGAAATTGACCCTAGTAAAGCATTTGACATACCCAGTAACATATTAATGTGTATATTTGAGAGCACAAACAATTTATCACGAAAAAAACAGGAATCACAGTTTCCACAAGCAGCAGGAGGAGATAATCCTTGCAACATGAACCCAAGCTACCCTTATTCCCATCAAGTGGCTACTCCGGGCAATGTAAGTAAGCAGCGCCTAGATGAGCAGCACGCCCTCTCCTTACCAAGGAGGATGAGAGCGGAGGTGCCCACCGGCGTTGGTGGATCTTCAGAGCGGGAGGGGACGGCGCAGACGAGGATTACCTAGTATGGTTTCCCGGTTGGTTTTAGGGGCCGGGGGAGGAAGCCGCCATTGGAGGCCGGACGGAGAGGCTCACCGGGGTTGGAGGAAGAGATCGATGCGATGCGTTCGAGGTTACGTATTCCATGTGGGGGTCATAGTTTTGCATGTGGTTGCATGCATCGATTGATACAGAGGCCAGGGgttttcctccttttcaaaaaaaaatgtgagGGTCATAGAATATGTGTCAGTGCTCGACTCACGGGTGTCATGAAAATGCGTTTTGTGGTGTTTTCTGTTCAGAGTAAAGCGCCGCTGTACTGCAGGTTCCAACTTGGCGTGTAAATTTGCTGTCAAAAAAGAAATGTCATCAATTTCGCTCTATTAGTGGCCTCTTGCACAATCCCATTAATAAGTTGTTCATTGGTCAATTTTTGGTCATGGATAAGCATTCCAAGGCAAGTAAAAGGAAAGCTCCTCAATTTGCAGTTAAGCATGTTAACTGCCCAAATGCCACTCCTCTAAATCACAGACCACAATCATAACTTCACTCTTTTCTTTTGAGATTATCATAACTTCACTCTTATGATAGTTGATATGCATTCCTGACACTGCCTCAAAGTAGTACAGCAAGAATTTCAAATGTACTAGAATGTTTGATCAGATGGCTCCACCATGGTAACAGTATCAACAAATTAGGCACCACACATATAGTAAACGCACCTTGCTCTGCGTTTTCTAAAATCAGGGCTAAAGCCTTAACTGCCAGATTGAAAAGCAGGGCAGCTGCTTCCTCATTTGTGATTCATTTCAGAAACTTTGAAAGGATGGATCATGCACGTTGTTAGCGGTTGGGCATATATATAATCCCATAATTTTGGTCAACCAAATTTCGCCAAATGCCGAGTCTGTAATGTTAGGGTGTGGAAGATGTTCTTTTGTAAACTCCCGTTTCAGCTCCCACACGTACCCTGATGACTTCTGGGATCCAGTAAATATGGTCTGGGTGTATGGCCAATTAAGAGAGAAATGATCATCAATCGAATATCCAGAGAAGAATGTGAGCTTAAGACTTTGACAATGTAGCATCCAATTTGTCTGCAATCATACCAATCCATGCCTGCAAGGAAGATCACTGGATGATGAGTAATTGTCTGGCAAGTCTAGTGTTCAATGTGTGGTGCTCTTTAGCTTGTAAGTTATAGACTGGAGCTACATATTTCAGGAAAAATTATTAATTCAAGTATTCAACATAAAACATACTAACAAGCTCATTTTGAACGAAACAGTATACCTGATCAAGATTGGTGAAGCCCCTTATAGTGTCACCACCAATAACTGCAATTCCTTTGTCACCAATTGGCTGCAATATTAGAGCCTGTAGACCAGAAAAGTTGTAAAATGCTGTGCATTCGTATTTTTAGATAAACAAATGATTTGCATTTTGCATACAAGCATCTGTAAACATGACGCGGAGTTAATTTTTCTGCTATCCAAAACAAAAGGGAGCTTCAGGTCATCTTCTGCTTAAATGATACTGTGAGATGTAACCAAGTTAAATCGTCTGAATGCATCCTAACATCGAATAATTTATCCAAAATTAAACGAATTTGCACCTGTGTGTTAGCTGGTAGAAATGGCAGCTCAGTCCTTCCAGGATATAAAGCAAGATTTGCTAGATACGATTCTGCAAGAAAACCACGATGAAATTTCTGAAACCAACATAAAAACTTCTAAATAACAAACGGCACTCACGCTTCTTGGATTCCATGGCACTCTTGTAAAGGGAGCCTTGGATGAACCTCTGTGCATCCACAGTAACTGCACTACCATCTTGTAGAGAGGCTGCAGCAACCCCAATTTGAAGAATGCAATTACCTCCATACACAACAACCAATGATTTGCAACAAGTTGCAGCCGTCAGGGAATCCCATGTCCTATTTATAAGAGAATAAGTAGCATCTAGCTTCACAACATGAATTCCTTCATATCAAATAAGTACTCAACACAGAACTTGGTGAGATTGTTTAGTTCAGGTTCTGATGAAGTCAGCTTCACAACAGAAAATCTAGTTTGTTTCTTGTGTAAAATGAAAACAGATTTTTTTTAATCAAAGTAAAATAAAACCATAAACCGAGCATGAGTAGAATAGTTACCAAAGGAGTTCATGAAGAGCAGAACTTGATACATCCGCATCTACTCGCTTACAATTGACACCTCGAGGAACGACCTGGCATAATTTAACATGGAGAAATCACAATACAAATTAAGTCCAGGAATCCCAATATGAGACAGATCAAGCTATAAGATAGTACATGCTCCCTCCGTCCCCAAACAAGTGTCTATCTTAGTACAAccgtgtactaaagttagtataaagttgagaagttagtacaaagttgagacacttattttgggacggagggagtaattctcaCCTGAGAAATGGTTTTCGGGCGGATTGACAGCCAAACAAGGCCGGCGAGAATATCAGTTACAGAGAGCGCCAAGGTGAGTATGTCCGCCCTCGACTGCGAACTGTTTGGAGAACAAAGAAAGACCAAATGAGCAATCTTGGGGATCTACAAGCACCGAGGACAGAACGGAACTGCGGGCAGAAAGAAGAGAGCAATTTGGTAGTGCAGGGAGACCTGGAGGCGTCGGAGACGGCGGCGATGCCGGAAACGGCACGGTTGAGGAGGACGGCGAGGAGCGACGCGCCGCCGACGAGGATGGGGAGGGCGCGGACGAGCGTGTCGTTGCTCCGGACCCAGTCCCCCACCCACTCCTGCCGCTGCCGCATTGCGCTGCTGCATATCCTGTCCCCTCGCTGCGGATAAGAAGCGAAGAGTTTACGCAGCGGGGGAGAAGGGGAGCAAGGAGAGGTGAAGGGAGGGCGGCACCCACGCTTGGCGGAGGAGGCTGCGGCGGGAAGAATGTTATGGAGggaagccggcggcggcggcggcggcgctgggaggAGACCGGCCGGGGCGTCGATGGGAGCGGAGCGAAGGTACGGCTTCTCAGCAGGCTCGTCTCCATGTGGCTCTGCTCAATCAGAATCCAGTGGAGTTTGCTCCCGAATGTTTTTGGTACTCCACCTCAAAGAAAAAAAACTGACAACAAATATTAGTACATGTGAACGTTCTAATTAGTTTACCAATAGCACATAGAAATAGATCAAAATGGCCTAATACGGTCTTACAGGAATGTAAAAttcttgtcggaggaatggatgtatctagacatattttaattttagatacatccatttttatgcatttctccgacgagtatttccggacggagggagtactagacaaTTTGCATGCTTCTGAATATGTAACTGGATTATATTCAGATTGTAGCTTAGAGGTCCAATATGTTCAGATATTTCAAACAGTGCTTGTCTGACATGGTAATGATGCATCATTCATCTTTGTTACTGAAATGGGGAATGGAGAGGGTGGACTGAGGACCGTACCTGCCCCCGGCCTCCGGACAAATCGGGGCGGCTGACGGCCTGAGCCTACTGGGCGTCTGGGCACGACGGCCTGCTGCAGACTGCCGACTGGCGCTGGCGATAGGGCCCGGCGACGGCGACACGGCGAAGGCGCGAGGCAAGCGGCCGGCGGCAAATCGGAACGAACGCCTAGAGGAGCAGAGGGGAATTGGTTCGGGGACGGAAGAGCGAGACGGGAGAGGCTCCTGTGCGTGAGTAGGCCGCCGGTCCGTGGCTGGACGTGGAAACTGGAAAGGCCGCGGCCGGTCGTTCCACTGGGTGTTGGCTTTGATGGAACGAGGTCATTCTGAATACCCGTAACAAGTTTTGGTAGAAATATCGTTTTGTTTTGGgctatagaaaagaaaacaaatttcTGACACTATATAAGAGAAAAGGTGTGCCATTTTTTGTCAGAAATTTCTCTTTTTGTATTTCCCAAAATACAAAGTATTTCTTTTTCAGATTTTTACGAATGTGTGTATGTATTCATGTATTTGATATAAGATTTTTTTAAGCAACGAAACTGtgttttttaaaattttcaaataccGGGAGCCCTGGAGCCCGGTAGTTGCAGGCACTTTTCGTCGTTTCTGTCCATCTCCTGAAGCGGGTGTAGTAATTGCGACGTCACTAGCTTTGACTTGAACTTGATAAAGATTTCCCTGTCTTTTCTCTTTCGGATGAGATCTCACAAATTTTAGAATAGACCACATCCCTTTTTTTCAGTTGTATTTGACCCAATATTTTCTTTAGACTTGCACAAGTTCCCTGTTNNNNNNNNNNNNNNNNNNNNNNNNNNNNNNNNNNNNNNNNNNNNNNNNNNNNNNNNNNNNNNNNNNNNNNNNNNNNNNNNNNNNNNNNNNNNNNNNNNNNNNNNNNNNNNNNNNNNNNNNNNNNNNNNNNNNNNNNNNNNNTTTGCGGGTGAAGTTCCCTGCTCATTTCTTTTAAACTGCAGAGTTATATTGCCTGCCATTCAGCTGTTTAGTTCTTGCAGCATTCAACAATCTGTTATTCACTTGTTTAATTCTTGGGAACAGTTCAACATTTTGCTATTCTATTCTGTTTAGGTCTTGGCAACAGTTCTATTAAGTTTTGTTCAACTCTACACGTTCATAACTTGCCTGTTCTGCACATCCCTGCACATGCACAAATTCTCTGTTCATTTCTGGACATGCACAACTTTACTAGTAGAACACTCATTCAGGCAAGTAACTTGAACATTTGCCGTTCAAATGTGCTTGCAAGTACCAACTACTTccttcgttccgaattacttgtcgcatgtatgaatctatctagatgtattttagttctagatacatctatttctgcgacgagtaatttggaacggagggagtagaactctTATTCGGTTATTCACACTCAGTATTTTGTAACAATTCCAGTTTAACTTCATTTACACTTTCCACCCCCAGTTCAATTCAGTGATAACGCAAGAACACTCATACGCAAAAGAACACCCAATTCCGTTCAACTCTGCACATGCACAAGAACACTCACTGAACACGTATTCAGTCATGACACTCAATCAAACACTGGACTATTTTGCCATTTAAACAGTTAAGTTATGTACAAGTAGCAACCGAAATTCTCATTCAGTCATAACAACATATCACAACAACATTATTGAGTGATTTCAAAAAAAAAGAATTGCCATACAAAATTCAGTTAATATCAGCACTCCCTGCACTTTACCGGATTTGGACACTGCTCGCTCTCAGCGTCTCGTCTGCCGACGGTGGTAGCGCGGTGAAAGTCCTCTCCCTTCAAGGATGCGTGTGTGGTGAGGTGATAAAAAAAGTGGGCCCCAGCAAATTTAGTGGGATGCTGCGGAGTAGAGAGTCAAAGAGCAAGGCGTGGCAAACTCTCTCAGCCAACGAGCTCATCTCCAAGCCTCAGCCATGGCGACGGAGCGGCCGTCAACGCCGCacctcctcgtcgtccccttcccGGCGCAGGGCCACGCTCTGCCGCTGCTCGACCTGGCCGCGCTGCTCGCGTCCCGCGGCCTCCGCCTCACCGTCGTCACCACGCCCGCCAACGCGCCGCTCCTCTCCCCTCTCCTCGCCACCCACCCCGGCTCCGTCCAGCCCCTCGTGCTCCCCTTCCCCGCGCACCCCTCCCTCCCGCCGGGGCTCGAGAACACCAGGAGCTGCCCGCCCTCCTACTTCCCCGTCTTCATCCACGCGCTCGCCGCGCTCCGCCAGCCCGTCCTCGCGTGGGCCAGGTCGCACCCTcaccccgtcgccgccgtcgtgtCCGACTTCTTCTGCGCGTGGACGCAGCCCCTCGCGGAGGAGCTCGGCGTgccccggatcgtcttctcgccctcGGGCGTCCTCGGCACCGCCGTCCCGCACTCGCTGTTCCGTCGGCTGGTCAAGCGGCCGTCGGATGCCGATGACGGGTTCGGCGTCTCGTTCCCGGCGATTCCCGGCGAGCCGGCGTTTCAGTGGAGGGAGATCTCCGGGATGTACAGGGGCTACATGGAAGGCCAGGTGGGGGAGCAGGTCGGCGAGGCCGTGAGGCAGAACTTCCTCTGGAACCTGGAGAGCTGG
This window harbors:
- the LOC119356825 gene encoding protein COFACTOR ASSEMBLY OF COMPLEX C SUBUNIT B CCB4, chloroplastic-like, with protein sequence METSLLRSRTFAPLPSTPRPVSSQRRRRRRRLPSITFFPPQPPPPSRGDRICSSAMRQRQEWVGDWVRSNDTLVRALPILVGGASLLAVLLNRAVSGIAAVSDASSSQSRADILTLALSVTDILAGLVWLSIRPKTISQVVPRGVNCKRVDADVSSSALHELLWTWDSLTAATCCKSLVVVYGGNCILQIGVAAASLQDGSAVTVDAQRFIQGSLYKSAMESKKQSYLANLALYPGRTELPFLPANTQALILQPIGDKGIAVIGGDTIRGFTNLDQAWIGMIADKLDATLSKS